Sequence from the Priestia megaterium genome:
GTATTTGTCCGCTATTTATTTTCTGTTTTAGAAAAAATACAAGAGGAGCTAAGACAAGAAAAAGAAAAGAAAGCAGCGCTTATTGAGCGTGAAACATTAGCTCGTGAACTGCATGACGGCATTGCACAGTCGCTTTTTCTCCTATCCGTCAAAATGAATAAATTCGGAAGAAAAAACAAATTGGAGCAGGATCCTGATTTTATCCGGATGAAGCAAACTCTGCAGCATGTTCATGACGATACGCGTCAAGCGATTACGAATTTAAAGCACTCTCCGTCTGACTCTTCCGAAAGCTGGACCGAAAGCATTCATCAATACGTCGATGATTTAACACATACTCATTTTCTGGATGTAAATCTAGATTGGAGACTGTCAGAAACAACGCTGTCGAGAAAAGAAAAGAATGAGCTGTTTGCCTGTGTAAAGGAAGCGGCTATGAATGTAATCAAACATGCAAAAACGAATAAAATCTGGATTACA
This genomic interval carries:
- a CDS encoding sensor histidine kinase, with protein sequence MKYRQIKWLILLLPTLTIALWEYIRHAFLLPYISMDMGNVLSPLLVFFVTLVFVRYLFSVLEKIQEELRQEKEKKAALIERETLARELHDGIAQSLFLLSVKMNKFGRKNKLEQDPDFIRMKQTLQHVHDDTRQAITNLKHSPSDSSESWTESIHQYVDDLTHTHFLDVNLDWRLSETTLSRKEKNELFACVKEAAMNVIKHAKTNKIWITATETAGGWICEITDFGTGFTADSLKSGLGLQIMKDRAKDMNWDFSIQRKQNQTIVSIKKEVM